In Sodalis ligni, a single genomic region encodes these proteins:
- the fucP gene encoding L-fucose:H+ symporter permease — protein MHHNTVQMPDGYLNKTPLFQFILLSCLFPLWGCAASLNDILITQFKTVFALSDFASALVQSAFYGGYFLIAIPASMVIRKTSYKVAIMTGLSLYIIGCVLFYPASHMATYTMFLAAIFAIAIGLSFLETAANTYSSMIGHRDYATLRLNISQTFYPVGALMGIVLGKYLVFQQGDSLSSQLAAMTPEQGHQFRLNMLELTLEPYKYLIMVLVVVLVLFAITRYPRCKPVVDRQKTAAPGMGETLRYLAGNARFKKGIVAQFLYVGMQVAVWSFTIRLALNLGAANERDASNFMIYSFMCFFAGKFIANFLMTRFMPQKVLIAYSILGVATLAYVVMVPNFTAVYAAVFVSVLFGPCWATIYAGTLDTVDNKYTEVAGAIIVMAIVGAAVVPAIQGFVSDHLGSMKEAFSVSLLCFAYVGFYFWGELRNHQHQLLADPARSVMDSKL, from the coding sequence ATGCACCACAATACGGTACAAATGCCTGACGGCTATCTGAATAAAACACCGCTGTTTCAGTTTATCCTGCTGTCTTGCCTGTTTCCTCTATGGGGCTGTGCGGCCAGTTTGAACGATATCTTGATTACCCAATTCAAAACGGTGTTCGCCTTAAGCGATTTCGCCAGCGCGCTGGTGCAAAGCGCGTTTTACGGCGGCTACTTTCTGATTGCCATTCCAGCCTCGATGGTCATTCGCAAAACCAGCTACAAAGTGGCCATTATGACGGGCCTGTCGCTGTATATCATCGGCTGCGTGCTGTTTTATCCTGCGTCTCATATGGCCACCTACACCATGTTCCTGGCGGCGATTTTTGCCATCGCCATCGGCTTGAGCTTTCTGGAAACTGCGGCCAATACCTACAGTTCGATGATCGGTCATCGCGACTATGCGACGCTGCGGCTTAATATCAGCCAGACCTTTTATCCCGTCGGCGCGCTGATGGGCATTGTGCTGGGCAAATATCTGGTTTTCCAGCAAGGGGACAGCCTGAGCAGCCAATTGGCCGCTATGACGCCGGAACAGGGGCATCAATTCCGCCTGAATATGCTGGAACTCACCCTCGAACCTTATAAGTATCTGATCATGGTGCTGGTAGTGGTGCTGGTCTTGTTTGCCATTACCCGCTATCCCCGTTGCAAGCCTGTGGTAGATCGGCAAAAAACCGCCGCGCCGGGTATGGGTGAAACCCTGCGTTATCTGGCCGGTAACGCTCGCTTCAAAAAGGGTATAGTCGCCCAGTTCCTTTATGTGGGGATGCAGGTGGCGGTATGGTCGTTTACCATTCGTTTGGCGCTGAACCTGGGCGCGGCCAATGAACGGGACGCCTCCAACTTCATGATTTACAGCTTTATGTGTTTCTTCGCCGGTAAATTTATCGCCAATTTCCTGATGACGCGTTTTATGCCGCAAAAAGTCCTGATCGCCTATTCCATACTGGGGGTCGCGACTCTGGCCTATGTGGTGATGGTGCCGAATTTTACCGCCGTATATGCCGCGGTGTTTGTCAGCGTCTTGTTCGGACCCTGCTGGGCCACCATTTACGCCGGCACGCTGGATACCGTGGACAACAAATATACCGAAGTGGCCGGGGCGATTATCGTCATGGCCATTGTCGGCGCCGCCGTGGTGCCGGCAATCCAGGGCTTTGTTTCCGATCATTTGGGTTCGATGAAAGAGGCATTCAGCGTCTCGCTGCTGTGCTTCGCCTACGTGGGATTCTATTTCTGGGGTGAATTGCGCAACCATCAGCATCAGTTGCTGGCAGACCCCGCCCGTTCGGTCATGGATAGCAAACTTTAA
- the dtd gene encoding D-aminoacyl-tRNA deacylase: protein MIALIQRVLRARVTVDETAVGEIGPGLLILLGVEKQDNEQIAAKLCQRVLAYRIFGDSQGKMNLDVRQSGGSVLIVSQFTLAADTDKGLRPGFSRGALPAEAQRLYHHFTECCRRADIRTQTGRFGADMQVELVNDGPATFWLQV from the coding sequence ATGATTGCGTTGATTCAGCGGGTTTTGCGTGCACGGGTTACCGTGGACGAAACCGCGGTGGGGGAAATCGGCCCGGGGCTGTTGATTCTGCTGGGAGTAGAAAAGCAGGATAATGAACAGATCGCGGCAAAACTTTGCCAGCGGGTGCTGGCTTATCGTATTTTCGGTGACTCACAAGGCAAAATGAACCTGGATGTCCGCCAGTCCGGCGGCAGCGTGCTTATTGTGTCACAGTTTACATTGGCGGCGGATACCGACAAAGGGCTGCGGCCCGGCTTCTCCCGCGGCGCATTGCCGGCGGAAGCACAACGGCTTTACCACCATTTTACCGAGTGCTGCCGCCGGGCGGATATCCGGACGCAAACCGGCCGCTTTGGGGCGGATATGCAGGTGGAGCTGGTGAATGACGGGCCGGCGACGTTCTGGTTGCAAGTCTGA
- a CDS encoding aldose 1-epimerase family protein has product MSAVIHLQRNQFSEQPVCLVESAELSVTLFKYRSGIEAVTLRNSRGFITLLPFYGQMIWDAQFEGHDLKMTNPFTEPKRGESVVDTYGCFAFHSGLLSNGCPSPEDVHPLHGEMPCAPLDRAYLLLDGDSVALGGDYEYVKGFGHHYLASPAVRLAAGETLMTITMRVTNLASVAMPLQYMCHMNYAYLPGGAFSQNIPDGAFSLRTSIPGHVHPTPQWLDYTATLTDNPSAFGALDQPQFYDPEIVFFADNLAQYTPQPEFFMQAPDKGPRFVTRFSSEQFNYATRWILYNGDQKVAAFILPGTCRPEGHIAARQAGTLIELPAGATREFTVVTGLDG; this is encoded by the coding sequence ATGTCAGCCGTCATTCATCTTCAGCGCAACCAGTTCAGCGAACAGCCGGTTTGTCTGGTGGAAAGCGCCGAGCTCAGCGTTACGTTGTTCAAATACCGTTCCGGCATTGAAGCGGTGACCCTGCGCAACAGCCGCGGTTTTATTACCCTGTTGCCTTTTTACGGCCAAATGATTTGGGATGCGCAGTTTGAGGGTCATGATTTGAAAATGACCAATCCGTTTACCGAGCCGAAACGGGGCGAGTCGGTGGTGGATACCTATGGCTGCTTTGCGTTCCATTCCGGCCTGCTGAGCAACGGTTGCCCGTCCCCGGAGGATGTTCATCCCCTGCATGGCGAAATGCCCTGCGCACCCCTGGACCGCGCCTATCTGCTGCTGGACGGGGACAGCGTCGCCCTGGGGGGGGACTATGAATACGTCAAGGGTTTCGGCCATCATTACCTGGCGTCGCCGGCAGTGAGGCTGGCGGCCGGCGAGACCCTGATGACCATTACCATGCGGGTGACCAATCTTGCCAGCGTGGCGATGCCGCTGCAGTATATGTGCCATATGAACTACGCCTATCTGCCGGGGGGGGCCTTTAGCCAGAATATCCCCGACGGGGCGTTTTCACTGCGCACCTCCATTCCCGGACATGTGCATCCCACGCCGCAATGGCTGGATTATACCGCTACCCTGACGGACAATCCCTCGGCCTTCGGCGCGTTGGATCAACCGCAATTCTACGATCCGGAAATTGTGTTTTTCGCCGATAACCTGGCGCAATACACGCCGCAACCGGAGTTTTTTATGCAGGCGCCGGATAAAGGGCCGCGCTTCGTTACCCGGTTTTCCAGCGAACAGTTCAACTACGCGACCCGCTGGATTTTGTATAATGGCGATCAAAAGGTGGCGGCGTTTATCCTGCCCGGCACCTGCCGTCCCGAGGGACATATCGCGGCGCGCCAGGCCGGGACGCTCATCGAGCTGCCCGCGGGGGCAACGCGGGAATTTACCGTGGTCACCGGCCTTGACGGATAA
- a CDS encoding AsmA family protein, translating into MKFIGKLILSILLILLLIIVLIYVLLQTPWGAGWVSKWVTQHSDFQLSLEKIDHSWSDPTEISFVNITFGQKGHPPTLVAKQLVAGLGARQLTDPFHFYRIQMQDGTLDMDTSPPLSSLQADVLQLNGMAVRSPQGGWRLNGQNVNAGITPWKPEKEFPLGRNARFQLSARSLTLNDVPAENVLVQGEIDNHQLKLDNLGADLSQGELTGNAKRDEDGSWLVDNLRLSNVRMQTEKSLNDFLQQISQVPKITIHRFDLIDARMEGKDWAFSDLDMTLRNITFQDGDWTTDDGSLSFNATDLINGTVHLNDPIANLALSPQGIEIRQFSGRWQGGLMRTSGRWLRDGQQLELDEFMVAGLEYTLPANWRDSWQQPLPSWLAQVTVDKFTANRNLLIDINPSFPFQITALDGYGKQLELARNHQWGIWSGSLNLNGSDATFNKIDVRRPSLALTADPDKITVTDLSAFAGDGLLEATALINQQPSRNFSLNLNGKAVPINVLERWGWPAMPLSGNGNVQLTLTGQLTAQAPLRPTLNGRLQAVDAKGQSLNQTMSNGQVAEDTAH; encoded by the coding sequence ATGAAATTTATTGGGAAACTCATATTATCAATACTTTTGATATTGCTATTGATAATCGTCCTGATCTACGTCTTGCTGCAAACTCCTTGGGGCGCGGGCTGGGTCAGCAAATGGGTTACCCAGCACAGCGATTTCCAACTGTCATTGGAAAAAATTGATCATTCCTGGTCCGATCCCACTGAAATTTCTTTTGTAAATATCACCTTCGGTCAAAAAGGACATCCGCCCACCCTGGTCGCCAAGCAGTTGGTGGCCGGTTTGGGCGCACGCCAACTCACCGACCCCTTCCATTTTTACCGGATCCAGATGCAGGACGGCACCCTGGATATGGATACCTCGCCGCCCCTCTCCTCGCTACAGGCGGACGTCCTGCAACTGAACGGTATGGCGGTGCGGTCTCCCCAGGGGGGCTGGCGGCTTAATGGGCAAAATGTCAACGCCGGCATCACGCCCTGGAAACCGGAAAAGGAATTTCCCCTCGGGCGTAACGCCCGCTTTCAGCTGAGCGCGCGCTCTTTGACCCTAAACGACGTGCCGGCGGAAAACGTATTGGTGCAAGGGGAAATCGATAACCATCAATTGAAGCTGGATAATCTCGGGGCCGATCTGTCCCAGGGCGAATTAACCGGCAATGCGAAGCGGGACGAGGACGGCAGCTGGCTGGTGGATAATCTGCGTCTGAGCAATGTACGGATGCAAACCGAAAAAAGCCTGAATGATTTTTTGCAGCAGATCTCCCAGGTGCCGAAAATCACCATCCATCGCTTCGATTTGATCGACGCGCGCATGGAAGGGAAGGATTGGGCCTTCAGCGACCTGGACATGACCTTGCGGAATATCACCTTCCAGGACGGCGACTGGACCACCGATGACGGTTCACTGTCCTTCAACGCCACCGACCTTATCAACGGGACGGTGCATCTGAACGATCCCATCGCCAATCTGGCCCTATCGCCCCAGGGAATAGAAATCCGCCAGTTCAGCGGACGCTGGCAAGGCGGATTGATGCGCACCTCGGGCCGGTGGCTGCGCGACGGACAGCAGTTGGAACTGGACGAGTTCATGGTGGCGGGGCTGGAATATACCCTGCCGGCAAACTGGCGTGACAGCTGGCAGCAGCCGCTGCCTTCCTGGCTGGCGCAGGTCACCGTGGATAAATTCACCGCCAATCGGAACCTGTTGATTGATATCAATCCTTCATTCCCGTTCCAAATCACCGCGCTGGACGGATACGGCAAGCAGCTGGAGCTGGCGCGCAACCATCAATGGGGCATCTGGTCCGGCAGCCTGAATCTTAACGGCAGCGATGCCACCTTCAATAAAATCGACGTACGGCGTCCGTCGCTGGCGTTAACCGCCGATCCGGACAAAATCACCGTCACCGATCTGAGCGCCTTCGCCGGTGACGGATTGCTGGAGGCCACCGCCCTGATTAACCAGCAGCCCTCACGTAACTTTTCGCTCAACCTGAACGGCAAAGCGGTTCCGATAAACGTGCTGGAGCGCTGGGGATGGCCTGCCATGCCGTTATCGGGCAACGGCAACGTTCAGCTAACCCTCACCGGCCAGCTCACCGCACAGGCGCCCCTGAGGCCGACACTGAACGGCAGGCTGCAGGCCGTCGACGCAAAAGGACAATCACTTAACCAGACCATGAGCAATGGCCAGGTGGCGGAGGATACGGCCCATTGA
- a CDS encoding virulence factor BrkB family protein, translating to MRRPNLKEFSRCYSFIKLLVIRIDQDRLTVLAGHLAYVSLLSLVPLVTVVFALIAAFPVFSDVSVELKNFIFNNFMPATGNVIQRYLEQFMLNTSKMTVVGTCGLIVTSLLLIYSVDTVLNTIWRSKKKRPLIFSFAVYWMVLTLGPLLTGASMALSSYLLSITWLQPTGSSLFATVALRVFPLLLSCASFWLLYSVVPTVRVPSRDALAGALVAGLLFELGKKVFGLYVTMFPSYQLIYGVLAVIPILFLWVYWSWCIVLLGAEITVSLAEHRQSALEETVSR from the coding sequence ATGAGACGTCCTAACCTGAAGGAATTCAGCCGTTGTTATTCCTTCATCAAGCTATTAGTCATACGTATTGATCAGGACCGGCTGACGGTGCTGGCCGGGCATCTGGCTTATGTCTCGCTGCTCTCCCTGGTGCCGTTGGTGACCGTGGTGTTTGCGCTGATTGCCGCTTTTCCGGTCTTTTCGGATGTGAGCGTAGAACTCAAAAATTTTATCTTTAACAATTTTATGCCCGCCACCGGCAATGTGATTCAGCGTTACCTCGAGCAGTTTATGCTTAACACCAGCAAAATGACGGTGGTGGGCACCTGCGGTCTGATTGTCACCTCGCTGCTGCTGATTTATTCCGTGGATACCGTGCTTAACACTATTTGGCGCAGCAAAAAGAAGCGCCCTCTCATATTTTCGTTTGCGGTCTACTGGATGGTGTTGACCCTGGGTCCGTTATTAACCGGCGCCAGCATGGCGCTCAGCTCTTATCTCTTATCCATCACCTGGCTGCAACCCACCGGTTCCAGTCTGTTTGCCACCGTCGCCCTGCGGGTCTTTCCGCTATTGCTCTCCTGCGCCTCGTTCTGGCTGTTGTACAGCGTGGTGCCCACGGTACGGGTGCCGAGCAGGGATGCGCTGGCGGGCGCGCTGGTGGCCGGTCTGCTTTTTGAACTGGGGAAAAAGGTTTTTGGTTTATATGTCACTATGTTCCCCTCCTACCAATTGATTTATGGCGTGTTGGCGGTGATTCCAATCTTATTTCTCTGGGTATACTGGAGCTGGTGTATTGTATTGCTGGGGGCGGAGATTACCGTCTCGCTGGCCGAACACCGGCAGTCGGCGTTAGAGGAGACGGTCTCCCGATGA
- a CDS encoding uracil-xanthine permease family protein: MTMPSYEIDDAPIPVVKSELIYHLDDRPPLAETLFAACQHLLAMFIAVITPGLLICQALGLPAQDTQHIISMSLFASGLASILQIKTWGPVGSGLLSIQGTSFNFVTPLIMGGLALKNGGADVPTMMAALFGTLMVASCTEILLSRVLHLARRIITPLVSGIVVMIIGISLIQVGLTSIGGGFAAMGDHTFGAPKNLLLAGIVLVVIILLNRQRNPYLRVASLVIAMAVGYAAAWLLGMLPPSGPVAPHKLIMVPTPLYYGLGFDWNLLVPLILVFMVTSIETIGDITATSDVSEQPVRGPVYMRRLKGGVLANGLNSFLSAVFNTFPNSCFGQNNGVIQLTGVASRYVGFVVALMLIALGLFPVVSGFVQHIPEPVLGGATIVMFGTIAASGVRIVSRERLNRRAIMIIALSLAVGLGVSQQPLILQFAPQWLKTLLSSGIAAGGITAIILNLLFPPEHN, from the coding sequence ATGACAATGCCTTCCTATGAAATCGATGACGCGCCGATTCCCGTTGTCAAAAGCGAGCTGATTTACCATCTTGACGATCGTCCGCCACTGGCGGAAACCCTGTTTGCCGCCTGTCAGCATTTACTGGCGATGTTTATCGCCGTTATCACCCCCGGGCTGCTGATCTGCCAGGCGCTGGGGCTGCCGGCGCAGGATACGCAGCATATTATCAGCATGTCGTTGTTCGCTTCCGGACTGGCTTCCATACTGCAAATCAAAACCTGGGGACCGGTGGGATCGGGGTTGTTATCCATTCAGGGTACCAGCTTCAACTTTGTCACGCCGCTTATCATGGGCGGGCTGGCCCTGAAAAACGGCGGCGCCGATGTGCCCACCATGATGGCGGCCCTGTTCGGTACCCTGATGGTGGCGTCCTGTACCGAGATTTTGCTCTCCCGCGTGCTGCATCTGGCGCGCCGCATTATCACGCCGCTGGTGTCCGGCATCGTGGTGATGATTATCGGTATTTCCCTTATCCAGGTGGGACTGACCTCTATCGGCGGCGGGTTTGCCGCCATGGGCGACCACACCTTCGGCGCGCCGAAAAATCTTCTGCTGGCGGGGATTGTGCTGGTGGTTATCATTTTACTTAACCGCCAGCGCAACCCGTATTTGCGGGTGGCTTCGCTGGTGATCGCCATGGCGGTGGGCTATGCGGCGGCCTGGTTGCTGGGCATGTTGCCGCCGTCCGGACCTGTGGCTCCCCATAAGCTTATCATGGTGCCGACCCCGCTTTATTACGGGTTGGGGTTCGATTGGAATCTGCTGGTGCCGCTGATATTGGTGTTTATGGTGACTTCCATAGAAACCATCGGCGATATCACCGCCACCTCGGATGTCTCTGAACAACCGGTACGCGGGCCGGTCTATATGCGCCGTCTGAAAGGCGGCGTGCTGGCCAACGGGCTGAATTCTTTTCTTTCCGCGGTGTTTAATACCTTTCCCAACTCCTGTTTCGGCCAGAACAACGGCGTCATCCAGCTCACCGGCGTCGCCAGCCGCTATGTGGGTTTTGTCGTGGCTTTGATGCTTATAGCCCTCGGGCTGTTTCCGGTGGTCAGCGGATTCGTCCAGCATATTCCGGAACCGGTGCTGGGGGGCGCTACCATTGTGATGTTCGGCACTATCGCCGCTTCGGGCGTCCGCATCGTCTCGCGGGAACGGCTAAACCGTCGCGCCATTATGATCATCGCCCTTTCTCTGGCGGTGGGCCTGGGGGTATCGCAGCAGCCCCTGATTCTGCAATTCGCGCCGCAATGGTTAAAAACGCTGTTGTCATCCGGTATTGCCGCCGGCGGCATTACCGCCATCATCCTGAATTTACTGTTCCCGCCGGAACACAATTAA
- the rbsK gene encoding ribokinase: MDIAVIGSNMVDLITYITEMPKTGETLEAPDFEIGCGGKGANQAVAAAKLGAGVMMMSKVGDDLFADNTVNNLRRYGVDTRYVEKVPGVSSGVAPIFVDRDSHNRILIIKGANNHLTPADVDRAAEQLKDCKLIILQLEIPLATVYHAIDVARRLHVPVILNPAPASRELDIAYACQCDFFMPNETELEILTGMAVDSEEHILAAGRSLLSRGLKNLIITMGHRGSVWLTGDSVHRVDAVPVQAVDTSGAGDAYIGCFAHYYVGSQDVKQAMTYASAYAAFSVRGKGTQRSYADAAQFHDFLATLHQE; encoded by the coding sequence ATGGATATAGCGGTTATTGGTTCCAACATGGTGGATCTGATTACCTATATCACCGAGATGCCGAAAACCGGGGAAACGCTTGAAGCCCCGGATTTTGAGATCGGTTGCGGCGGTAAAGGCGCTAATCAGGCGGTGGCGGCAGCCAAACTGGGCGCCGGCGTGATGATGATGAGTAAGGTCGGCGACGATCTGTTCGCCGACAATACGGTAAATAACCTGCGCCGGTACGGCGTCGATACCCGCTATGTTGAGAAGGTGCCGGGGGTTTCCAGCGGAGTGGCGCCGATTTTTGTTGATCGGGATTCACATAATCGCATCTTGATCATTAAAGGGGCCAATAACCATTTGACGCCGGCGGATGTTGACCGTGCGGCGGAGCAGCTCAAGGACTGCAAGCTGATTATCCTGCAGTTGGAGATTCCGCTGGCGACGGTGTATCACGCCATCGACGTTGCCCGGCGGCTGCATGTGCCGGTGATTCTTAATCCGGCGCCGGCCAGCCGGGAGCTGGATATCGCTTATGCCTGCCAGTGCGATTTTTTCATGCCTAATGAAACGGAGCTGGAAATCCTGACCGGTATGGCGGTGGACAGCGAAGAGCATATCCTTGCCGCCGGCCGCTCTCTGCTCTCCCGGGGGCTGAAAAACCTGATTATCACCATGGGACACCGCGGCTCGGTGTGGTTGACCGGCGACAGCGTCCACCGGGTGGATGCGGTGCCGGTACAGGCCGTGGATACCAGCGGCGCGGGCGATGCCTATATAGGGTGTTTTGCCCATTACTACGTCGGCAGCCAAGACGTGAAGCAGGCTATGACATATGCCTCGGCCTATGCCGCCTTCAGCGTACGGGGCAAAGGCACTCAGCGTTCCTATGCCGACGCCGCCCAGTTCCATGATTTCCTCGCCACCTTACATCAGGAATAA
- the yihX gene encoding glucose-1-phosphatase, giving the protein MLYIFDLGNVVINIDFGRVLGVWSKLSGVPLAILKKKFVMGEAFEQHERGDITDEAFAARICGELGIALSFEQFTTGWQAIFAGVRTEVIDIIQALRRQGHRVVVLSNTNRLHCNYWPSQYPEIQQSVDKLYLSQDLGMRKPDPAIYRYVLEQEGVAAAKAIFFDDNADNIAGAKTVGLQTVHVTDPDVIPAYFA; this is encoded by the coding sequence ATGCTTTATATCTTTGATTTAGGCAATGTCGTTATCAATATCGATTTCGGCCGGGTTTTGGGCGTCTGGAGCAAATTGAGCGGCGTCCCGCTGGCCATCCTGAAAAAGAAGTTCGTCATGGGCGAGGCCTTTGAGCAGCATGAGCGGGGCGATATTACCGATGAAGCCTTTGCCGCCAGGATTTGCGGGGAGTTGGGCATTGCGCTGAGCTTTGAACAGTTCACCACCGGCTGGCAGGCGATTTTCGCCGGTGTGCGCACCGAGGTTATCGATATCATCCAGGCTTTGCGGCGGCAGGGACATCGGGTGGTGGTTTTATCCAATACCAACCGCCTGCACTGTAATTATTGGCCGAGCCAGTATCCCGAAATACAGCAAAGCGTGGATAAACTCTATCTATCGCAGGATTTGGGCATGCGTAAGCCGGACCCGGCAATTTACCGCTATGTGCTGGAGCAGGAAGGGGTAGCCGCTGCAAAGGCCATCTTTTTCGACGATAACGCTGATAATATCGCCGGCGCGAAAACGGTCGGTCTGCAAACGGTGCATGTTACCGATCCTGACGTCATTCCCGCTTATTTTGCCTGA
- the fabY gene encoding fatty acid biosynthesis protein FabY, which produces MYHLRVPQTEEELKEYYQFRWEMLRKPLHQPPGSERDAYDAMAHHQMVVDEEGKPVAVGRLYINADNEAAIRFLAVDPQVQDKGLGTLVAMTLESVARQEGVKRVVCSAREDAVDFFAKLGFINQGEILAPSSTPIRHFLMIKPIATLDDILHRPDWCGQLQQAWYEHIPLSEKMGVRISQYTGQKFMTTMPEAGNQNPHHTLFAGSLFSLATLTGWGLIWLLLRERQLGGTIILADAHIRYTTPVTGRPCAIADLGSLSGDLDRLARGRKARVQLEVELFGNDKLGAVFKGIYLVLPPAHDRPLERGGSHAD; this is translated from the coding sequence ATGTATCACTTGCGCGTTCCGCAAACCGAGGAAGAGTTAAAGGAATACTATCAGTTCCGTTGGGAAATGTTACGTAAGCCCTTGCATCAGCCGCCGGGCTCCGAGCGAGATGCCTATGATGCCATGGCGCATCACCAGATGGTGGTGGATGAAGAGGGGAAACCCGTGGCGGTGGGCCGGCTGTATATCAATGCCGACAACGAGGCGGCCATCCGTTTTCTGGCGGTGGACCCGCAGGTGCAGGATAAGGGCCTGGGCACGCTGGTGGCCATGACGCTGGAATCCGTCGCCCGCCAGGAAGGGGTAAAGCGGGTGGTCTGTAGCGCCCGCGAGGATGCGGTGGATTTTTTCGCCAAGCTGGGTTTTATCAACCAGGGTGAAATTCTGGCGCCGTCCTCCACGCCCATACGGCACTTTTTAATGATTAAACCCATTGCCACGCTGGATGATATTTTGCACCGGCCGGATTGGTGCGGCCAGTTGCAGCAGGCCTGGTACGAGCATATTCCCCTGAGTGAAAAAATGGGGGTGCGCATAAGCCAGTACACCGGCCAGAAATTCATGACCACTATGCCGGAAGCCGGTAATCAGAATCCCCATCATACGCTATTCGCCGGCAGCCTGTTTTCACTGGCCACCCTCACCGGCTGGGGATTGATCTGGCTATTGCTGCGCGAGCGCCAACTGGGGGGCACCATAATCCTGGCGGACGCCCATATCCGCTATACGACGCCGGTTACCGGCCGGCCCTGCGCCATTGCGGATCTCGGTTCACTGAGCGGAGACCTGGACCGGCTGGCCCGCGGACGCAAGGCGCGGGTTCAACTGGAAGTGGAATTGTTCGGCAACGATAAACTGGGCGCGGTGTTCAAAGGCATCTATCTGGTGCTGCCGCCGGCGCATGATAGGCCGCTGGAGCGCGGCGGCTCCCATGCGGATTGA
- a CDS encoding PfkB family carbohydrate kinase, with protein MKVIGIGDNVVDQYTHIRTRYPGGNALNFSVYAARLGCPSAYMGVFGDDAAAAQVKAALAQQGVDASRCRQVSGENGWASLTITDGERIFLGSNQGGVSRLTSMDFVLAEGDYVRDSALIHTGSYGYLDAQLPALSRLGVPVSYDFSDDFHLPAALALCHWVDYGFFSCAGSTLAQSEEILRRAVAAGCGCAVATRGGEEAVSFDGRRWYRQMPLKVSPVDTLGAGDAFITAFLLDYLQLIPFSSGSGDRAATPAAALASDFSVSAETRMAASLARAAAFAAEICLEEGAFGYGQPY; from the coding sequence ATGAAAGTTATCGGTATCGGCGATAATGTGGTCGATCAGTATACGCATATTCGCACGCGCTACCCCGGAGGCAATGCGCTGAATTTCAGCGTATATGCCGCACGGCTGGGTTGTCCGTCGGCCTATATGGGGGTGTTTGGCGACGATGCGGCGGCGGCGCAGGTCAAGGCGGCCTTAGCGCAGCAGGGCGTGGATGCATCGCGCTGCCGTCAGGTGTCCGGAGAAAACGGCTGGGCCAGCCTGACCATCACGGACGGTGAACGAATTTTTCTTGGTTCGAACCAGGGCGGGGTCAGCCGGTTGACGTCGATGGATTTTGTGCTGGCGGAGGGCGATTATGTGCGGGATTCGGCGCTGATCCATACCGGCAGCTATGGCTATCTGGATGCGCAGTTGCCGGCGCTGAGCCGGCTGGGCGTACCGGTGTCTTATGATTTTTCGGACGATTTCCATTTGCCGGCGGCGCTGGCGCTATGCCATTGGGTGGATTACGGCTTTTTCTCCTGCGCCGGCAGTACGCTGGCGCAGAGCGAGGAGATTTTGCGGCGGGCGGTGGCCGCCGGCTGCGGTTGCGCGGTGGCGACACGGGGTGGTGAAGAAGCGGTGTCGTTCGATGGTCGGCGCTGGTATCGGCAAATGCCCCTTAAGGTGTCGCCGGTGGATACGCTGGGAGCGGGAGATGCGTTTATTACGGCGTTTTTGCTGGATTATTTGCAATTGATACCCTTTTCCTCCGGGTCAGGGGACCGCGCGGCAACGCCGGCGGCGGCCCTGGCAAGTGATTTTTCCGTGTCGGCGGAAACGCGCATGGCGGCCAGCCTGGCGCGGGCGGCGGCGTTCGCCGCGGAAATTTGTCTGGAAGAAGGGGCGTTCGGTTACGGCCAGCCGTATTAG